The Pantoea vagans genome includes a window with the following:
- the dcm gene encoding DNA (cytosine-5-)-methyltransferase yields the protein MLAIDPAATVSPSPFTAAPDDATSLLMQVLDIYAARDLVQTLTEAGGRDWSIPRLNRIRQGKSAAPALSSNEVESLRSLLPSRPAHYDAAKFQFVDLFAGIGGIRRGFEQIGGQCVFTSEWNKEAVRTYKANHYSDPARHQFNSDIRLVTQPAGLSDEDAIYQHIDQTIPDHQVLLAGFPCQPFSLAGVSKKNALGRAHGFECEAQGTLFFDVARILAAKKPPFFVLENVKNLKSHDKGRTFAIIMATLDELGYDVADAADNGSPDAKIVDARHFLPQHRERIVLVGIRRDSGLSNGFSLRALSTLYPQQVPSLHSLLEPTPEAKYILSPTLWQYLYQYAKKHKAKGNGFGFGLNDPHNPDICVRTLSARYYKDGSEILIDRGWDQAQGEADFQHASNMARRPRRLTPRECARLMGFEAPGESSFRIPVSDTQAYKQFGNSVVVPVFAAVAKLLSPLIEQHLLTQKP from the coding sequence ATGCTTGCTATCGACCCCGCCGCGACCGTCTCGCCCTCCCCGTTTACTGCTGCTCCGGATGACGCAACATCGCTGTTAATGCAGGTGCTCGATATCTATGCCGCGCGCGATCTGGTACAGACCTTAACCGAGGCTGGCGGCCGAGACTGGAGCATCCCGCGGCTCAATCGTATTCGTCAGGGAAAAAGTGCCGCACCCGCGCTCTCCAGCAATGAGGTGGAAAGCTTACGATCTCTGCTGCCATCACGCCCCGCCCATTACGATGCAGCTAAATTCCAGTTTGTCGATCTGTTCGCCGGCATCGGCGGCATTCGCCGTGGCTTTGAACAGATTGGCGGTCAGTGCGTCTTTACCAGCGAATGGAACAAAGAAGCGGTACGCACCTATAAAGCCAACCACTATAGCGATCCGGCACGACATCAGTTCAACAGTGATATTCGTTTGGTGACACAGCCCGCAGGACTTTCTGACGAAGACGCAATTTACCAGCACATCGATCAAACCATTCCCGACCATCAGGTATTGTTGGCTGGTTTTCCCTGCCAGCCCTTTTCACTGGCGGGTGTGAGTAAGAAGAATGCGCTGGGTCGCGCACACGGTTTTGAATGCGAAGCCCAGGGCACGCTGTTTTTCGATGTCGCGCGCATCCTGGCGGCCAAGAAACCGCCGTTTTTCGTGCTGGAGAATGTGAAAAACCTCAAGAGCCACGATAAGGGCCGCACCTTCGCCATCATTATGGCGACGCTGGATGAACTCGGATACGACGTGGCCGATGCTGCCGATAACGGCTCACCCGATGCGAAGATCGTGGATGCACGCCATTTCTTACCGCAACATCGCGAACGTATTGTGCTGGTCGGTATTCGTCGTGACAGTGGTTTGAGCAACGGCTTTTCACTGCGCGCACTCTCCACACTTTACCCGCAACAGGTGCCGTCGTTACACAGCCTGCTGGAGCCCACGCCAGAGGCGAAATACATTTTGTCGCCAACGTTGTGGCAATACCTGTACCAGTACGCGAAGAAGCACAAAGCCAAAGGCAACGGTTTTGGTTTTGGCCTTAACGACCCGCATAACCCTGACATTTGCGTTCGCACTCTCTCGGCGCGTTATTACAAGGATGGTTCGGAGATTCTGATTGATCGCGGTTGGGATCAGGCTCAGGGTGAGGCAGACTTCCAGCATGCCAGTAACATGGCACGGCGGCCGCGTCGTTTGACGCCGCGCGAATGCGCCAGACTGATGGGTTTTGAAGCGCCGGGAGAATCATCGTTCCGTATTCCCGTCTCCGATACTCAAGCCTACAAACAGTTTGGTAACTCGGTGGTGGTACCGGTTTTTGCGGCGGTGGCTAAGTTGCTTTCACCGCTGATCGAGCAGCATCTTCTGACACAGAAGCCATAG
- a CDS encoding DUF808 domain-containing protein, producing MAGTSLLTLLDDIATLLDDISVMGKVAAKKTAGVLGDDLSLNAQQVTGVKANRELPVVWSVAKGSFLNKLILVPLALVISAFAPWLITPLLMLGGAYLCYEGVEKVLHSLNHDKAESTPEARQQRLDKLAQQDPRQFEKDKVKGAVRTDFILSAEIVAITLGIVSEAPLLNQVLILAGIAILVTIGVYGIVAMIVKIDDLGYWLREKSSTLAQATGGALLALAPWLMKVLSVVGTVAMFLVGGGIIVHGIAPLHHAITEYSGDFNGVVSALLSNGANLVLGFIIGSIVLLAVNLIAKLRGKSV from the coding sequence TTGGCAGGAACCAGTTTATTAACGCTTCTGGATGATATTGCGACCTTGCTTGATGATATTTCAGTGATGGGCAAGGTTGCTGCAAAGAAGACTGCGGGCGTATTGGGTGATGATTTGTCACTCAATGCGCAGCAGGTCACCGGAGTTAAGGCCAACCGGGAATTGCCGGTGGTCTGGAGTGTGGCAAAAGGCTCCTTTCTAAACAAATTAATATTGGTGCCACTGGCGTTGGTGATTTCAGCGTTTGCGCCCTGGCTGATCACACCGCTGCTGATGCTGGGCGGAGCGTATCTCTGTTATGAAGGCGTGGAGAAGGTATTACATAGCCTCAATCACGATAAAGCCGAAAGCACACCAGAAGCACGTCAACAGCGCCTCGACAAGCTGGCACAGCAGGATCCTCGGCAGTTCGAGAAAGATAAGGTCAAAGGTGCGGTGCGCACTGACTTTATTTTGTCCGCAGAGATTGTGGCGATCACTCTGGGGATCGTTTCCGAAGCACCGTTGTTAAACCAAGTGCTCATTCTGGCGGGCATTGCGATTCTGGTGACCATTGGGGTGTATGGCATTGTGGCGATGATTGTCAAAATTGACGATCTCGGATACTGGCTGCGTGAAAAATCCTCCACGCTGGCTCAGGCGACCGGCGGTGCACTGCTGGCGTTAGCGCCTTGGTTAATGAAGGTGTTGTCCGTGGTCGGCACGGTCGCCATGTTCCTGGTGGGCGGCGGCATCATCGTGCATGGCATCGCGCCGCTGCATCACGCCATCACGGAATACAGCGGCGACTTTAATGGTGTGGTATCGGCGCTTCTGAGTAACGGCGCCAATCTGGTGCTCGGTTTTATCATTGGGTCGATCGTGCTGTTGGCGGTAAATCTGATTGCTAAACTGCGTGGAAAATCGGTATAA
- a CDS encoding very short patch repair endonuclease, with the protein MADVHPQNIRSKNMRAIRQQDTAIEQRIALILKDREFSYRVQDKALPGRPDFVLPQQKAIIFVHGCFWHRHHCYLFNMPATRTEFWAGKINSNVERDRRYIQQLQQSGWKVLIVWECALRGKLRLEDVALIERLEEWLLAATHSGEIDHQGLHHYREE; encoded by the coding sequence ATGGCAGACGTCCACCCGCAAAACATCCGCAGCAAAAATATGCGCGCCATTCGTCAACAGGATACGGCGATTGAGCAACGTATTGCGCTGATTCTAAAAGATCGCGAGTTCAGTTATCGCGTGCAGGATAAGGCGCTGCCGGGCCGCCCCGATTTTGTGCTGCCGCAGCAGAAAGCGATCATCTTTGTGCATGGTTGCTTCTGGCATCGTCACCACTGCTATCTATTTAATATGCCTGCCACGCGCACCGAGTTCTGGGCCGGAAAAATCAACAGTAACGTTGAGCGTGATCGTCGCTATATCCAGCAATTGCAGCAGAGTGGCTGGAAAGTGTTGATCGTCTGGGAGTGTGCGTTGCGCGGTAAACTGCGACTGGAAGACGTTGCACTCATTGAACGGCTGGAGGAGTGGCTGCTTGCCGCCACGCACAGCGGAGAAATTGATCATCAGGGGTTGCATCACTATCGCGAAGAGTAG